Proteins from a single region of Ammospiza nelsoni isolate bAmmNel1 chromosome 28, bAmmNel1.pri, whole genome shotgun sequence:
- the LOC132085108 gene encoding olfactory receptor 14J1-like — translation MANSSSIRHFLLLALADTRQLQLLHFCLLLGISLAALLGNGLIISAVACGHHLHTPMFFFLLNLALTDLGSIYTTVPKAMHNSLWDTRDISYAGCASQVFLFVFFTSVEVSLLTVMCYDRYVSICKPLHYGTLLGSRACAHMAAAAWASGFLNALLHTANTFSLPLCHGNALGQFFCEIPQILKLSCSHSNLRELGLIVVGTSLAFGCFMFMVFSYVQIFRAVLRIPSEQGRHKAFSTCLPHLAVVSLFLSTIMFAHLKPPSISSPSMDLALSFLYSVVPPALNPLIYSLRNQELKAAVRTLMTGKLQKH, via the coding sequence ATggccaacagcagctccatcaggcacttcctcctgctggcattggcagatacgcggcagctgcagctcctgcacttctgcctcttgctgggcatctccctggctgccctcctgggcaacggcctcatcatcagcgccgtagcctgcggccaccacctgcacacgcccatgttcttcttcctgctcaacctggccctcactgacctgggctccatctacaccactgtccccaaagccatgcacaattccctctgggacaccagggacatctcCTATGCAGGGTGTGCTTCTCAGGTGTTTCTCTTCGTCTTTTTTACGTCAGTGGAAGTTTCCCTCCTGACCgtcatgtgctacgaccgctatgtgtccatctgcaaacccctgcactacgggacccttCTGGGCAGtagagcttgtgcccacatggcagcagctgcttgggcCAGTGGCTTTCTcaatgctctgctgcacacagccaatacattttccctgcctctgtgccatggcaatgccctgggccagttcttctgtgaaatcccacagatcctcaAGCTATCCTGCTCACACTCAAACCTCAGGGAACTTGGGCTCATTGTGGTTGGTACATCCTTAGCTTTTGGTTGTTTTATGTTCAtggttttctcctatgtgcagatcttcagggctgtgctgaggatcccctctgagcagggacggcacaaagccttttccacctgcctccctcacctggctgtggtctcCCTGTTCCTCAGCACTATCATGTTTGCTCAcctgaagcccccctccatCTCTTCCCCATCCATGGATCTGGCCCTGTCATTTTTGTActcggtggtgcctccagccctgaaccccctcatctacagcctgaggaaccaggagctcaaggctgccgTGCGGACACTTATGACCGGAAAACTTCAGAAACACTAA